The nucleotide window TACAAGAATACGTTTATGAAGATTCTTATGTGCAGTAGTTATTGATAACTTATAATCAGAATGTATATGCAACTGATTAAAGTATTTATAGGGATTACTTTTATAAACAGAGTCTATAGATATTTCATTGTTCATTATGAAAAATGAAAAGGTGTTGAAAGGCATAAAAAATCCTTCTCCATGTGCTTTAATAAAGCTCTCTTTTAATGTCCATAAAGTATAAAAATAATCTAGCTGCTTTTCAGTAGGTTGTAATAGCAAATGCTTATACTCATCATCTGAGAAAAAGCATTTAGCTATCTCAAAATCTATAGGTTTAATTTGTTCAATGTCTATTCCAACGGGTGCATGATGGTCTATAGCACAAACCACCCACTCTCCAGAATGGGAAATATTAAAAT belongs to Bacillus thuringiensis and includes:
- a CDS encoding 4'-phosphopantetheinyl transferase family protein, which gives rise to MTTIYAININQNINSKEFKDLFIFINEDKKKRILCFRKQKDALRSLLGDLLIRSIICEEFNISNSNIHFKFNEFGKPYLYNKPSFHFNISHSGEWVVCAIDHHAPVGIDIEQIKPIDFEIAKCFFSDDEYKHLLLQPTEKQLDYFYTLWTLKESFIKAHGEGFFMPFNTFSFFIMNNEISIDSVYKSNPYKYFNQLHIHSDYKLSITTAHKNLHKRILVKNINEIKTAIKR